The following proteins are encoded in a genomic region of Coffea eugenioides isolate CCC68of chromosome 6, Ceug_1.0, whole genome shotgun sequence:
- the LOC113773148 gene encoding putative homeobox-leucine zipper protein ATHB-51, with translation MDWNGNLRPPFISRPTDTSLGFFYNYNYDPYQVIEMKHALQAPHAAVVSTMDKTIGYGNQDQKKKRLTTDQLESLESSFQEEIKLDPDRKMKLAKELGLQPRQIAVWFQNRRARWKAKQLERLYDTVKQELDVVSREKQKLQEEVVALRAILKEQVGKKPVSTGYTEMSGEETVESTSIPSSSKPRGVGGNNLQTAECSYVFNVDDYNPVMPPYWAGLPSYP, from the exons ATGGATTGGAATGGCAATCTTAGACCGCCCTTCATCTCTCGACCAACTGATACTTCTTTGGGCTTCTTCTACAACTATAATTATGACCCTTATCAAG TCATAGAGATGAAGCATGCGTTGCAGGCACCACATGCAGCAGTGGTCTCAACCATGGACAAAACCATTGGTTACGGGAATCAAGATCAGAAGAAGAAACGACTGACAACTGATCAGTTGGAGTCACTGGAGAGTAGTTTTCAAGAAGAGATAAAGCTGGACCCTGACAGGAAGATGAAGCTGGCCAAGGAGCTTGGACTTCAGCCTAGGCAAATTGCAGTCTGGTTCCAGAATAGACGGGCCAGGTGGAAAGCCAAGCAGCTGGAGCGCTTGTATGACACAGTTAAACAGGAACTCGATGTTGTTTCCAGGGAGAAGCAGAAGCTCCAAGAAGAG GTCGTGGCTTTGAGAGCTATTCTAAAGGAGCAAGTCGGCAAGAAGCCAGTTTCTACCGGCTATACAGAAATGTCTGGGGAAGAAACTGTAGAAAGCACCTCCATTCCCAGCTCTAGCAAGCCTCGAGGAGTGGGAGGAAACAACCTGCAAACGGCGGAGTGCAGCTATGTCTTCAACGTCGATGACTATAACCCTGTGATGCCGCCTTACTGGGCTGGTCTACCTTCATATCCATAA
- the LOC113775045 gene encoding 60S ribosomal protein L24-like has protein sequence MVLKTELCRFSGAKIYPGKGIRFVRSDSQVFLFANSKCKRYFHNRLKPSKLTWTAMYRKQHKKDIAQEAVKKRRRATKKPYSRSIVGATLEVIQKRRTEKAEVRDAAREAALREIKERIKKTKDEKKAKKAEVMAKSQKAGGKGNVPKGATAPKGPKLGGGGGKR, from the exons ATGGTTCTCAA GACAGAACTCTGCCGTTTCAGTGGGGCAAAGATATACCCTGGGAAGGGAATTAGATTTGTTCGCTCAGATTCTCAG GTCTTTCTCTTTGCAAATTCAAAATGCAAGAGATATTTCCACAACCGTCTGAAGCCTTCCAAACTCACCTGGACAGCTATGTACAGGAAACAACATAAGAAG GATATAGCCCAAGAGGCTGTGAAAAAGAGGAGACGTGCCACAAAGAAACCTTACTCGAGGTCAATTGTTGGTGCAACTTTGGAGGTTATTCAAAAGAGAAGAACTGAAAAGGCAGAAGTACGAGATGCTGCCAGGGAGGCTGCTCTTCG TGAAATCAAGGAAAGGATCAAGAAGACAAAAGACgaaaagaaagcaaagaaaGCAGAGGTGATGGCTAAGTCTCAAAAGGCTGGAGGCAAGGGGAATGTGCCCAAGGGTGCCACTGCACCTAAAGGTCCTAAGCTTGGAGGTGGTGGTGGAAAGCGTTAA
- the LOC113775616 gene encoding sulfite exporter TauE/SafE family protein 4, with amino-acid sequence MATRGLVVYLLTGFSVAVLSVLFVNNNSHSNASVALSPPSSLLSSSSNSANVLQQHPYGSETKVWPELKFSWRIILATIIGFLGSACGTVGGVGGGGIFVPMLTLIVGFDTKSSAAISKCMIMGASASSVWYNLRVPHPCREVPIIDYELALLFQPMLMLGITIGVALSVVFPYWLITVLIIILFIGTSTRSYGKGIEMWKEETIVKTEIAEQEKTLVNSHGELLIDTEYDPLVPREEKTALQIMRSNLNLKRFGVLLLVWIIFLVLQVSKNDLVACTTLYWVLNILQVPVALVVFGYECVKLYRESKKRRLEGNKDLVCEAAIQWTGTNLAFCALCGILGGTVGGLLGSGGGFILGPLLLEIGVIPQVASATATFVMMFSSSLSVVEFYLLKRFPIPYALYLMTVSIAAGFWGQFFIRRLITILRRASIIVFILSGVIFASAITMGVIGIERSVTMIKNHEFMGFLDFCSSQ; translated from the exons ATGGCGACAAGAGGATTGGTGGTGTATTTGTTAACGGGTTTTTCGGTGGCTGTTCTTTCTGTGTTGTTCGTTAATAATAACAGCCATTCAAATGCTAGTGTTGCGCTTTCGCCACCGTCTTCTCTTTTATCGTCTTCTTCGAACTCCGCCAATGTTTTGCAACAACATCCATACGGATCTGAAACAAAAGTTTGGCCT GAGTTGAAGTTTAGTTGGAGAATCATATTGGCAACAATAATAGGATTCCTGGGATCAGCATGTGGAACTGTGGGAGGTGTCGGTGGGGGAGGCATTTTTGTCCCCATGCTTACTCTCATTGTGGGTTTTGATACTAAGTCTTCTGCTGCCATTTCTAAGT GTATGATAATGGGGGCATCAGCATCATCGGTTTGGTACAATCTCAGAGTTCCTCATCCATGCAGAGAAGTTCCGATTATTGACTATGAGCTGGCCCTACTATTTCAGCCCATGCTTATGCTTGGCATCACCATTGGAGTGGCTCTGAGTGTCGTCTTCCCGTATTGGCTCATCACCGTACTGATCATCATTCTTTTCATAG GTACTTCCACGAGGTCTTACGGCAAGGGAATTGAGATGTGGAAGGAAGAGACCATCGTGAAG ACGGAAATTGCAGAACAAGAAAAGACTCTCGTTAATTCTCATGGGGAGC TCTTGATCGATACGGAATATGACCCACTAGTCCCTCGAGAGGAAAAAACAGCGCTG CAAATTATGCGGTCCAACCTTAATTTGAAGAGATTTGGGGTGCTGCTATTAGTATGGATCATCTTTTTAGTTCTTCAGGTTTCCAAG AATGATTTAGTTGCCTGTACTACATTATACTGGGTGCTTAACATCCTACAG GTCCCGGTTGCTCTTGTAGTGTTTGGATACGAATGTGTTAAACTGTACAGAGAAAGCAAGAAAAGGAGACTGGAAGGGAACAAGGATTTAGTATGTGAAGCAGCCATTCAGTGGACTGGAACAAACCTTGCATTCTGTGCCCTCTGTGGCATTTTAGGAGGCACTGTTGGAGGGTTGTTGGGGTCTGGTGGTGGATTCATTTTGGGGCCTCTCCTCCTTGAGATTGGTGTCATTCCTCAG GTAGCCAGTGCGACAGCGACATTTGTGATGATGTTCTCATCATCTTTATCCGTCGTGGAGTTTTATCTCCTCAAGAGGTTTCCTATTCCCTATG CTTTATACCTGATGACTGTGTCTATCGCGGCTGGATTCTGGGGACAATTCTTCATAAGAAGACTCATCACCATTCTGAGGAGAGCTTCAATAATTGTTTTCATTCTCTCTGGTGTAATTTTCGCCAGTGCAATCACAATGG GCGTGATAGGAATAGAGAGGAGCGTCACGATGATAAAGAATCACGAATTCATGGGATTTCTAGATTTCTGTAGCAGCCAGTAG
- the LOC113775986 gene encoding embryonic protein DC-8 isoform X2, which yields MASRQAAKEERAEAAARVAADELSDVSKERTERVEGARIEREPRFHDERGEEERGTGFLDGMLKKVQGTLEHAKEVVTGKTHEAAERTRETTEEASEKAREAKDAASERARAVSEKAGEYKDYTADRAKETKDSAAQKAGEGAEKAGEHKDSTSEKVKETKDSTLGKLWEYKDAATENGKEAKDTTAEKAKEAREATAQKASEYTDYAAEKAKEVQEKVVGKAGEYKDCAGEKAMGTKDTTAQKAREYKDFAAEKAKEAKDTTVEKAEEYKDYTAEKAKEGKDTTVSKLSELKDSAADAARRAMHYLTGKKDEAEQKVAETTETGKYELTEEEARRRKEELRLKKRGFGTKINRGQRQITKQQLTADFIRADIQRPWKIG from the exons ATGGCGTCGAGGCAAGCAGCTAAGGAAGAGAGAGCTGAGGCAGCTGCGAGGGTGGCTGCAGATGAGCTGAGTGATGTGAGTAAAGAGAGAACGGAACGTGTTGAAGGAGCTAGAATCGAGAGAGAGCCGAGGTTCCATGATGAACGGGGAGAAGAAGAGCGGGGTACTGGGTTTCTTGATGGTATGCTGAAAAAGGTTCAGGGTACACTCGAGCATGCCAAGGAGGTCGTAACAGGCAAGACTCATGAGGCTGCCGAGAGGACAAGAGAAACCACAGAAGAAGCTTCTGAAAAGGCTCGGGAGGCAAAGGATGCTGCCTCTGAGAGGGCAAGGGCAGTTTCGGAAAAGGCAGGAGAGTACAAGGATTACACTGCTGATAGAGCAAAGGAAACCAAAGATTCAGCGGCGCAAAAAGCTGGGGAAGGTGCGGAAAAGGCAGGAGAGCACAAGGATTCCACTTCCGAGAAGGTGAAGGAGACCAAGGATTCCACATTGGGCAAGTTGTGGGAGTACAAGGACGCTGCTACTGAGAATGGCAAGGAAGCCAAAGATACTACTGCAGAGAAGGCAAAAGAAGCCAGAGAGGCAACAGCGCAGAAAGCGAGCGAGTACACAGACTATGCGGCTGAGAAGGCAAAGGAGGTGCAGGAGAAGGTGGTGGGAAAAGCGGGTGAATATAAAGATTGTGCAGGTGAAAAGGCCATGGGGACTAAGGACACTACGGCACAGAAGGCGAGAGAATACAAGGACTTTGCAGCAGAAAAAGCGAAGGAAGCAAAGGATACGACGGTGGAGAAAGCTGAAGAGTATAAGGATTACACAGCCGAGAAAGCCAAAGAAGGGAAGGACACTACTGTTAGTAAGCTGAGTGAATTGAAGGATTCCGCAGCTGATGCTGCTAGGAGAGCTATGCATTACTTGACTGGTAAGAAAGATGAGGCCGAACAGAAGGTGGCAGAGACCACAGAAACGGGCAAG TATGAGTTGACTGAGGAGgaagcaagaagaagaaaggaagagctGAGGCTGAAAAAAAGGGGGTTTGGGACGAAGATAAACAGGGGGCAGAGGCAGATCACGAAACAGCAGCTGACAGCTGACTTCATCCGGGCAGACATTCAACGACCCTGGAAAATTGGATGA
- the LOC113775986 gene encoding embryonic protein DC-8 isoform X1, producing the protein MASRQAAKEERAEAAARVAADELSDVSKERTERVEGARIEREPRFHDERGEEERGTGFLDGMLKKVQGTLEHAKEVVTGKTHEAAERTRETTEEASEKAREAKDAASERARAVSEKAGEYKDYTADRAKETKDSAAQKAGEGAEKAGEHKDSTSEKVKETKDSTLGKLWEYKDAATENGKEAKDTTAEKAKEAREATAQKASEYTDYAAEKAKEVQEKVVGKAGEYKDCAGEKAMGTKDTTAQKAREYKDFAAEKAKEAKDTTVEKAEEYKDYTAEKAKEGKDTTVSKLSELKDSAADAARRAMHYLTGKKDEAEQKVAETTETGKEKYELTEEEARRRKEELRLKKRGFGTKINRGQRQITKQQLTADFIRADIQRPWKIG; encoded by the exons ATGGCGTCGAGGCAAGCAGCTAAGGAAGAGAGAGCTGAGGCAGCTGCGAGGGTGGCTGCAGATGAGCTGAGTGATGTGAGTAAAGAGAGAACGGAACGTGTTGAAGGAGCTAGAATCGAGAGAGAGCCGAGGTTCCATGATGAACGGGGAGAAGAAGAGCGGGGTACTGGGTTTCTTGATGGTATGCTGAAAAAGGTTCAGGGTACACTCGAGCATGCCAAGGAGGTCGTAACAGGCAAGACTCATGAGGCTGCCGAGAGGACAAGAGAAACCACAGAAGAAGCTTCTGAAAAGGCTCGGGAGGCAAAGGATGCTGCCTCTGAGAGGGCAAGGGCAGTTTCGGAAAAGGCAGGAGAGTACAAGGATTACACTGCTGATAGAGCAAAGGAAACCAAAGATTCAGCGGCGCAAAAAGCTGGGGAAGGTGCGGAAAAGGCAGGAGAGCACAAGGATTCCACTTCCGAGAAGGTGAAGGAGACCAAGGATTCCACATTGGGCAAGTTGTGGGAGTACAAGGACGCTGCTACTGAGAATGGCAAGGAAGCCAAAGATACTACTGCAGAGAAGGCAAAAGAAGCCAGAGAGGCAACAGCGCAGAAAGCGAGCGAGTACACAGACTATGCGGCTGAGAAGGCAAAGGAGGTGCAGGAGAAGGTGGTGGGAAAAGCGGGTGAATATAAAGATTGTGCAGGTGAAAAGGCCATGGGGACTAAGGACACTACGGCACAGAAGGCGAGAGAATACAAGGACTTTGCAGCAGAAAAAGCGAAGGAAGCAAAGGATACGACGGTGGAGAAAGCTGAAGAGTATAAGGATTACACAGCCGAGAAAGCCAAAGAAGGGAAGGACACTACTGTTAGTAAGCTGAGTGAATTGAAGGATTCCGCAGCTGATGCTGCTAGGAGAGCTATGCATTACTTGACTGGTAAGAAAGATGAGGCCGAACAGAAGGTGGCAGAGACCACAGAAACGGGCAAG GAGAAGTATGAGTTGACTGAGGAGgaagcaagaagaagaaaggaagagctGAGGCTGAAAAAAAGGGGGTTTGGGACGAAGATAAACAGGGGGCAGAGGCAGATCACGAAACAGCAGCTGACAGCTGACTTCATCCGGGCAGACATTCAACGACCCTGGAAAATTGGATGA
- the LOC113776081 gene encoding probable glycosyltransferase At5g03795 isoform X1, translated as MRDCEEFFTEPFFSRLRLVLVAVIATTAILAMSSSRIPLTEYRKAYLQSKESDGSHVKEVVSNISAHTQPRKDGDYHQLKNDEGLHNITNVPRSKNKYSNLEILEASLAEARAAIKEARIGQETPHEDFVPKGPMYLNATAFRRSYLEMEKRFKVFIYEEGDPPVFHVGPCKHTYAIEGYFIQALEVSPFRTTDPSKAHLYYLPFSVTRITEFIYVPESREWGLMKSFVADYVNTISHKYPYWNRSLGADHFMLACHDWGPELSFAVPYLYTNSIRALCNANTSERFAPSRDVSIPEIHLPLGTTKGMIGGPSPSKRPILVFYAGGIHGPIRPILLEYWEDKDADVQIHQYLPKGVSYYGMMRKSRYCICPSGYEVASPRMVEALYMGCVPVLIKEGYVIPFSDILNWKAFAVVIPVQDIPNLKKILMAISPRQYIRMQRRGIQVRRHFEINTPPKRYDVFHMILHSIWLRRLNIIVEDATES; from the exons ATGCGGGATTGTGAAGAATTCTTTACAGAACCATTCTTTTCGAGGCTTCGCCTGGTTCTGGTAGCAGTAATTGCTACCACTGCAATATTGGCTATGAGTAGCAGTAGAATCCCACTTACTGAGTACCGGAAGGCATATCTTCAGTCAAAAGAGTCGGACGGCTCCCATGTAAAAGAAGTGGTATCAAATATTTCTGCTCATACCCAGCCAAGAAAAGATGGTGATTATCAC CAGCTAAAAAATGATGAAGGGCTTCATAATATCACCAATGTCCCGCGATCCAAGAATAAGTACAGTAACTTAGAGATCTTAGAAGCAAGTCTAGCAGAAGCTCGGGCTGCAATAAAAGAAGCCAGAATTGGACAAGAAACACCTCACGAGGACTTTGTCCCTAAGGGTCCAATGTACCTGAATGCTACAGCCTTCCGCAG GAGCTATTTGGAAATGGAGAAAAGATTTAAGGTGTTCATCTACGAAGAAGGGGATCCCCCAGTTTTCCATGTTGGGCCCTGCAAGCATACATATGCTATCGAGGGGTATTTCATACAAGCGCTGGAAGTTAGCCCCTTCAGGACGACAGATCCAAGCAAAGCTCACCTTTACTACCTCCCATTCAGCGTGACGAGGATAACGGAATTCATTTATGTCCCTGAATCCCGTGAATGGGGCCTAATGAAAAGTTTTGTGGCAGACTATGTCAATACTATCTCACACAAGTACCCTTACTGGAATCGAAGCCTTGGAGCTGATCATTTTATGCTTGCTTGCCATGATTGG GGGCCTGAACTATCTTTTGCAGTCCCATATCTGTACACCAATTCCATCCGAGCTTTATGCAATGCAAATACCTCCGAGAGGTTTGCCCCCTCCAGAGATGTTTCTATCCCCGAAATCCACCTCCCACTGGGCACAACCAAAGGCATGATAGGAGGTCCTTCACCATCCAAACGTCCAATATTGGTGTTCTATGCCGGGGGAATTCACGGTCCTATACGGCCAATTCTTCTTGAGTACTGGGAAGACAAGGATGCCGATGTTCAAATCCATCAATACCTCCCCAAGGGCGTTTCGTACTACGGAATGATGAGGAAAAGCAGGTACTGCATTTGTCCTAGCGGGTACGAAGTAGCAAGCCCGAGAATGGTGGAGGCATTGTACATGGGATGCGTCCCTGTCCTCATTAAGGAAGGGTATGTGATTCCCTTCAGCGACATTCTGAATTGGAAGGCATTCGCAGTCGTCATTCCAGTTCAGGATATTCCCAACTTGAAAAAGATTCTAATGGCTATTTCTCCAAGGCAATACATAAGGATGCAGCGCAGGGGAATCCAAGTAAGGAGACATTTCGAAATTAATACACCGCCAAAGCGTTATGATGTCTTTCACATGATTCTTCATTCTATCTGGCTCAGAAGACTCAATATCATAGTGGAAGATGCCACTGAATCGTGA
- the LOC113776081 gene encoding probable glycosyltransferase At5g03795 isoform X2, with amino-acid sequence MRDCEEFFTEPFFSRLRLVLVAVIATTAILAMSSSRIPLTEYRKAYLQSKESDGSHVKEVVSNISAHTQPRKDGDYHLKNDEGLHNITNVPRSKNKYSNLEILEASLAEARAAIKEARIGQETPHEDFVPKGPMYLNATAFRRSYLEMEKRFKVFIYEEGDPPVFHVGPCKHTYAIEGYFIQALEVSPFRTTDPSKAHLYYLPFSVTRITEFIYVPESREWGLMKSFVADYVNTISHKYPYWNRSLGADHFMLACHDWGPELSFAVPYLYTNSIRALCNANTSERFAPSRDVSIPEIHLPLGTTKGMIGGPSPSKRPILVFYAGGIHGPIRPILLEYWEDKDADVQIHQYLPKGVSYYGMMRKSRYCICPSGYEVASPRMVEALYMGCVPVLIKEGYVIPFSDILNWKAFAVVIPVQDIPNLKKILMAISPRQYIRMQRRGIQVRRHFEINTPPKRYDVFHMILHSIWLRRLNIIVEDATES; translated from the exons ATGCGGGATTGTGAAGAATTCTTTACAGAACCATTCTTTTCGAGGCTTCGCCTGGTTCTGGTAGCAGTAATTGCTACCACTGCAATATTGGCTATGAGTAGCAGTAGAATCCCACTTACTGAGTACCGGAAGGCATATCTTCAGTCAAAAGAGTCGGACGGCTCCCATGTAAAAGAAGTGGTATCAAATATTTCTGCTCATACCCAGCCAAGAAAAGATGGTGATTATCAC CTAAAAAATGATGAAGGGCTTCATAATATCACCAATGTCCCGCGATCCAAGAATAAGTACAGTAACTTAGAGATCTTAGAAGCAAGTCTAGCAGAAGCTCGGGCTGCAATAAAAGAAGCCAGAATTGGACAAGAAACACCTCACGAGGACTTTGTCCCTAAGGGTCCAATGTACCTGAATGCTACAGCCTTCCGCAG GAGCTATTTGGAAATGGAGAAAAGATTTAAGGTGTTCATCTACGAAGAAGGGGATCCCCCAGTTTTCCATGTTGGGCCCTGCAAGCATACATATGCTATCGAGGGGTATTTCATACAAGCGCTGGAAGTTAGCCCCTTCAGGACGACAGATCCAAGCAAAGCTCACCTTTACTACCTCCCATTCAGCGTGACGAGGATAACGGAATTCATTTATGTCCCTGAATCCCGTGAATGGGGCCTAATGAAAAGTTTTGTGGCAGACTATGTCAATACTATCTCACACAAGTACCCTTACTGGAATCGAAGCCTTGGAGCTGATCATTTTATGCTTGCTTGCCATGATTGG GGGCCTGAACTATCTTTTGCAGTCCCATATCTGTACACCAATTCCATCCGAGCTTTATGCAATGCAAATACCTCCGAGAGGTTTGCCCCCTCCAGAGATGTTTCTATCCCCGAAATCCACCTCCCACTGGGCACAACCAAAGGCATGATAGGAGGTCCTTCACCATCCAAACGTCCAATATTGGTGTTCTATGCCGGGGGAATTCACGGTCCTATACGGCCAATTCTTCTTGAGTACTGGGAAGACAAGGATGCCGATGTTCAAATCCATCAATACCTCCCCAAGGGCGTTTCGTACTACGGAATGATGAGGAAAAGCAGGTACTGCATTTGTCCTAGCGGGTACGAAGTAGCAAGCCCGAGAATGGTGGAGGCATTGTACATGGGATGCGTCCCTGTCCTCATTAAGGAAGGGTATGTGATTCCCTTCAGCGACATTCTGAATTGGAAGGCATTCGCAGTCGTCATTCCAGTTCAGGATATTCCCAACTTGAAAAAGATTCTAATGGCTATTTCTCCAAGGCAATACATAAGGATGCAGCGCAGGGGAATCCAAGTAAGGAGACATTTCGAAATTAATACACCGCCAAAGCGTTATGATGTCTTTCACATGATTCTTCATTCTATCTGGCTCAGAAGACTCAATATCATAGTGGAAGATGCCACTGAATCGTGA
- the LOC113773439 gene encoding probable glycosyltransferase At5g03795, producing the protein MWQGLLEIGGAYANGNQSSYDPDYVPTGPMYWNAIAFHRYAAISTLWSYLEMERQFKVYVYKEGEPPIFHNGPCKSIYAMEGNFIHQMEMTKFRTRDPNKAHVYFLPVSVTAIVHFIYESKLRDHWKPMKRTVRDYVDLVSGKYPYWNRSLGADHFMLACHDWGPELSSSVPELYSNSIRALCNANSSEGFNPRKDVSFPEIHLPRGTLEGLVGGPSPSQRTILVFFSGGLHGPIRPVLFEHWENKDEDVQVHRYLPKGVSYYGMLKSSKFCICPSGYEVASPRLVEALYTGCVPVLIKDHYVLPFSDVLNWKMFSVEIPLKNIPNLKKILMTISTRQYIRMQRRGKQIRRHFELNLPPKRYDVFHMILHSVWLRRLNVQLHGMRDP; encoded by the exons ATGTGGCAGGGTCTATTGGAGATTGGAGGAGCTTATGCCAATGGAAATCAGTCGTCATATGATCCTGACTACGTACCGACAGGTCCCATGTACTGGAATGCCATTGCCTTTCATAGGTATGCTGCAATTTCTACTCTTTG GAGCTACTTGGAAATGGAAAGGCAGTTCAAGGTGTATGTGTACAAAGAAGGGGAGCCTCCTATTTTTCACAATGGTCCTTGTAAAAGCATTTATGCTATGGAGGGGAATTTTATTCATCAGATGGAGATGACCAAGTTTAGGACCAGGGACCCAAATAAAGCACATGTTTACTTCCTTCCAGTGAGTGTGACAGCAATCGTCCACTTTATATATGAAAGCAAATTGAGGGATCATTGGAAACCAATGAAACGAACAGTCAGGGATTATGTCGATCTTGTTTCTGGAAAATACCCTTACTGGAATCGAAGCCTTGGAGCAGATCATTTCATGCTTGCTTGCCATGATTGG GGGCCTGAACTTTCCTCGTCAGTTCCTGAGCTGTATAGTAACTCCATTCGTGCCCTGTGTAATGCCAATAGCTCTGAAGGATTCAATCCTCGAAAAGACGTTTCTTTTCCAGAGATACACCTTCCTCGCGGTACATTGGAAGGCTTAGTCGGGGGTCCATCCCCCTCACAGCGGACAATCCTGGTATTCTTTTCTGGAGGGCTTCATGGCCCTATTAGGCCCGTGCTTTTTGAGCACTGGGAAAACAAAGACGAGGACGTCCAGGTTCACAGGTACTTACCGAAGGGTGTTTCATACTATGGGATGTTGAAGAGCAGCAAGTTCTGCATTTGTCCTAGCGGTTACGAGGTTGCGAGCCCAAGATTGGTGGAGGCACTCTACACTGGCTGTGTCCCTGTACTCATCAAGGACCATTATGTGCTGCCATTTAGTGATGTTCTGAACTGGAAGATGTTCTCGGTTGAAATTCCCCTGAAGAATATTCCAAACTTGAAAAAAATTCTTATGACTATTTCTACAAGACAGTACATTAGGATGCAGAGAAGGGGTAAACAAATCAGGCGGCATTTTGAGCTTAATTTGCCTCCAAAGCGGTATGATGTGTTTCACATGATTCTTCATTCCGTTTGGCTTAGAAGGCTCAATGTTCAACTTCATGGGATGAGGGATCCCTAA